The sequence below is a genomic window from Sorangiineae bacterium MSr12523.
GGCGAATTGACGCCGGCTCGCAAGGAGGTCGCCCCGACAAGGGCGGCCTCCTTCGTCAGCGTGCTCTATTCCTGCCGCGGCTCGGGGCGGTGCATTTCGGCGGCGGCGGCGCCGTCGGCCGAGGAGATGGCCGTGAACTCACCGGTATCGGGGTCGAATCCGTGGATGGCACCCGTGCCGATTTCGAAGATCCAACCGGCGATATGCAATTTGCCGGCGTCGAGTTTCTCGGACACGAAGGGGTAGGCGCGGAGGTGCTCCAGTTGCAGGAGCACGTTCTCGGCGACGGCGGCGGTGATTTTGGCCTCGCCGGGCAGGTGCCCGTAACGTGTTTGGATGGTGTCGCGCAGCCCCTCCGTCTGGGCGAGCCATCGTTTCACGTATTGGAGATTGGCCATCTTGTCCGGTGCGAGGATGGAGGCCATGGCGCCGCACTGCGTGTGGCCGCACACGATGATGTTCTCCACGCCGAGGACTTCTACGGCGTATTCGACGGCGGCGGCCGTGCCACCGGGGAGGTCCGGGCGCGGAATGACGTTGCCCACGTTGCGGACGATGAACAGATCGCCCGGCCGAGAGTTCGTAATCAAATTGGGATCGACCCGCGAGTCGGAGCACGTCACGAAGAGCGTTTCCGGATTCTGTCCACGCGAGGCCAGTCGCTCGAAGAGGTCCTGGTGCTTGGTGAAGAAGTGTTTTTGGAACGAGTGAATGCCTTTGACGAGCTTCTCCATCATGACCGAGGCTCGCATGGAGCCGTGGCCCCCTGCAAGACGAAGGGGTAACCCGCGTTCGCTATGTCGTCAGGGTGACGCCCTCGCGAGCCAGGGCGCGCTGCGCAGCGGGCCGTGCAGCTACCTCATGGGCAAGGCGCTCGAGCGAACGGTAGCCGTCCATCGGCTCTCCGATCCGGTGACCCCACCGGTACATGACGGCAAGGTAAGGATCCACGGCGCTGTAGCCTTCCTCGAGCGCGTGCGTGCGATTCGCCACGCCCGCCAATTTGGCGTCGATCTCGTGGAAAAAGGAACGAACCCTCCGGCGTCCGGTTTCGGCAATGATGCCGTGCGCGGAAGCATCGTCACTGAAGCGTTCGCCTCGCCAGATCTGCGCGAAGGCGACGTGCACGCTGCTCGACAGCCACGCGAGCCACTCTTGAAAGCGTGCGCGCGCGAGGGTCCCCGGCTCGGGGGCGAGCGCCTGCGCAGCCGACGTGCGTTCGCGATCGGCCAGGTAGCTCAAAATGGCACCGGTCTCCGTGATGACGGTGCCCTCGGTGCGAAGGGCGGGGACGCGTGCGCGCGGGTTGATGGCCAAGTACTCGGGGCGGAGGTGTGCCCCTTCCGGAATGGGCACGCGCACCGTATCGAAGGGGCGGCCGATCTCTTCCAAAGCAATGTGAACCGCCAGCGAACAGGCGCCGGGCGAATAGTAAAGGGTGTCCATGGCCCTTACGGTGCGGCAAAACGATGCAGATGAAAAACGCATTGTCGTCATGCGATGTATGCGTAATGCTCATGCATCATGACCCTGCTGGACGTGCGCCATCTTCGGCTCGTGCAGGCCGTTGCGGAATCCGGAACGGTGACCCACGCCGCTGCGGCACTTCACCTCACGCAATCGGCGGTGAGCCGGCAGCTCGTCGAGTTGGAATCGCGCCTCGGCGTGGAGCTTTTCTCCCGCGCGAAGAAGAAGATGACGCCCACGGTCGCGGGCCAGCGCATCTTGCGCACCGCGGGACCGCTGCTCGACGAGCTTCGCGCGCTCGAGCAGGACGTGGCGCAGAAGGCGCGCCCCACGCCGACGCTGCGCATCGCCACGGAGTGTTACACCTGTTACCGGTGGCTTCCGTCGGCCTTTCCGGATCTGCACCGCGTGCAGCCGGAGCTCGAGGTGCGCATCGTTCTCGAGGCGACGCGCCGTCCGATGGATGCGCTGTTGCGCGGTGAAATCGATGCGGCGGTGGTCTCGGGAACGACGCGCGATCGCCGGCTCGCGGCCATTCCGCTGTTCGACGACGAGCTGGTGGCGGTGCTTCATCCCACGCACCCGCTGGCAGCGCGCACGTACATCGAGCCGCGCCATTTCGCAGGCGAAACCTTGTTTACCCACGACTTGCCGCCGGAGCAGTTCTACTTCCTGCGCCAAGTCCTCGGGCCCGCGGGTGTGGAGCCGCGGCGCACCTCGCGCGTGCCGCTCACCGAGGCGATTCTCGAGATGGTTGCCGCCAACCTGGGCATCACGGTGCTGGCGCAGTGGAGCGTGCAGTCCCACGTCGATGCGGGTGCCGTGGTCACGCGCAGGGTGACGCGCTCGGGCCTGTTGCGAACGTGGCGTCTCGCGCACTCGCGCCATGGCGAGATGCTTCCCGCCGTGCAGGCGCTCGCTCGCGCCATGCGTCGGGGGCCGATCTGCGCTACATCGAGAAAATCATGCAAACCGTGACGGACGAACGAGCGCGCGAGGCGGCGGCGATTCTATGGTCGGCTTGGCAGGAGAAACGCCTTCTCGAAGGCTTGCCCGAGCGCTGCAGGCCGCGCGATCTCGGGGAAGGCTACGCG
It includes:
- a CDS encoding carbonic anhydrase, with the protein product MMEKLVKGIHSFQKHFFTKHQDLFERLASRGQNPETLFVTCSDSRVDPNLITNSRPGDLFIVRNVGNVIPRPDLPGGTAAAVEYAVEVLGVENIIVCGHTQCGAMASILAPDKMANLQYVKRWLAQTEGLRDTIQTRYGHLPGEAKITAAVAENVLLQLEHLRAYPFVSEKLDAGKLHIAGWIFEIGTGAIHGFDPDTGEFTAISSADGAAAAEMHRPEPRQE
- a CDS encoding glutathione S-transferase N-terminal domain-containing protein, with protein sequence MDTLYYSPGACSLAVHIALEEIGRPFDTVRVPIPEGAHLRPEYLAINPRARVPALRTEGTVITETGAILSYLADRERTSAAQALAPEPGTLARARFQEWLAWLSSSVHVAFAQIWRGERFSDDASAHGIIAETGRRRVRSFFHEIDAKLAGVANRTHALEEGYSAVDPYLAVMYRWGHRIGEPMDGYRSLERLAHEVAARPAAQRALAREGVTLTT
- a CDS encoding LysR substrate-binding domain-containing protein, which gives rise to MTLLDVRHLRLVQAVAESGTVTHAAAALHLTQSAVSRQLVELESRLGVELFSRAKKKMTPTVAGQRILRTAGPLLDELRALEQDVAQKARPTPTLRIATECYTCYRWLPSAFPDLHRVQPELEVRIVLEATRRPMDALLRGEIDAAVVSGTTRDRRLAAIPLFDDELVAVLHPTHPLAARTYIEPRHFAGETLFTHDLPPEQFYFLRQVLGPAGVEPRRTSRVPLTEAILEMVAANLGITVLAQWSVQSHVDAGAVVTRRVTRSGLLRTWRLAHSRHGEMLPAVQALARAMRRGPICATSRKSCKP